The genomic interval TTGATCGGTCAACCTTTCTGATTGATAAAGAAGGCAAGCTTGTGAAAGAATGGCGAAGTGTCAAAGTAAAGGGGCATGTGGAAGAGGCGTTGGGATATATTAAGGAAAATATGAGATAAATGAGTTTGCGAAAGAGACAGTGCTCTCTTCTGTCAAAAGAAGAACACTGTCTTTTTATATTTTTTTATAATATATATTATGAAAAGCTGATTGTTTGGGATGTTATGAATACGAACACATTTACTTAATCAAAATCCTGTACTAAGGAGTGAAACAATGTGAAAGTATTTGTCATAGCGGGAATTATTTTAGTGGGACTCATGGACTGTTATTATTCTGTTAAAGGCGGAGATACAGTGAGCCAAGTACCGAAAATTGTCAACACAGAATGGCTGGCGGAAAGATTAGATGATCCGAAGTTAAGAATTTTGGATGCGACGTTGTTTTTGGAACCGAATAAAAAAGGCCCCTATAGGCTTTCTTCCGGAAAAGAAGCATATGAGAAGGAGCATATTCAAGGGGCAGTGTTTGCGGACATTTTGAATGAACTTTCTGATCCTGATGCAAAGTATCCGATGACTGTTCCTCCAAGAGATAGATTTGTAAATAAAATGAGTGAACTTGGGGTCGGAGATGGCACCACTTGAGGAGGGACTTTTATGTCGTATGACGTTAACAGTTTAGCACATACAAAATGGAATTTTGTAAGTATAACATCGTCAGTGTAAAAGTTTTTATGTAGAAACGGTTAAGAAGGTAGTTGACGAATACATACAAAATCTGAACCAAGATGATTTAATTGCAGAACAATTAAGTCTGAAGGAATATACAGATTCGTTTACTGGAGAATAAGGTAAGAGAACGAAAAAGATAGAAGTAAACCTTTAGAGAATTGTCGGGAAAGTAATGCGGTTGGCGAACAGTCCCTTTGAAGGGTTGGCCAGTAATAGAGACTTTCAGCCACAGAGCAAAACACTCGTTCTCAAAGGTGGTTCTGATTGAATATTGGACTATTTAAGGATCCAATTTACCTTTTGAGAAACGGATTTTTTCTTTAAGCAAAATCACAACATAACACGCCTTTTATCAACACAATTTCTTAACAAAACCTAAAAAGAAAGTAAGCCTCAAGTTTAATATGTAAATATAAAATCTTTTCTAAATATTTTGTTGACAAAAAAGTAACTTACGAGTTATTATATTTTTGTAACTGATTAGTCACTTTTT from Pueribacillus theae carries:
- a CDS encoding rhodanese-like domain-containing protein; the protein is MKVFVIAGIILVGLMDCYYSVKGGDTVSQVPKIVNTEWLAERLDDPKLRILDATLFLEPNKKGPYRLSSGKEAYEKEHIQGAVFADILNELSDPDAKYPMTVPPRDRFVNKMSELGVGDGTT